In a genomic window of Deltaproteobacteria bacterium HGW-Deltaproteobacteria-2:
- a CDS encoding EF-P lysine aminoacylase GenX produces the protein MNSFNQDDYFLLARKTHTLQLRAKLIQSVRHFFVQHNFLEVETPIRIPSPAPEEHIEAIISDDWFLQTSPELCMKRLLSAGFPRIFQISHCFRGAERGNKHLPEFTMLEWYVAGFDYHQLMDQCEAMLITAFKDMGHDQNILWQNNKISLTTPWERISVADVFSKYSPISLQQALHQDKFDEIMVEYVEPRLGIERPTYLYDYPVNLAALAKTKKSDPTVAERFELYIGGLELANGFSELTDAKEQRQRFEEALKARAVKKWAHYEMPEKFLHALQTMLPSAGIALGIDRLMMILADTGKIDDVVAFPPESL, from the coding sequence ATGAACTCATTTAATCAAGATGATTATTTCCTTCTGGCGCGTAAAACGCATACTTTGCAGTTGCGTGCCAAACTAATTCAAAGCGTTCGTCATTTTTTTGTTCAGCATAATTTTCTAGAAGTCGAAACGCCCATAAGAATCCCTTCTCCCGCACCGGAAGAGCACATTGAAGCCATTATATCGGATGATTGGTTTTTACAGACATCACCGGAGCTCTGTATGAAACGACTTTTATCAGCGGGTTTCCCGCGGATATTTCAAATAAGCCATTGCTTTCGCGGCGCAGAAAGAGGCAATAAGCATCTGCCGGAATTTACTATGTTGGAGTGGTATGTGGCCGGATTCGATTATCATCAGCTCATGGATCAATGTGAAGCAATGCTTATCACAGCATTTAAAGACATGGGACACGATCAAAACATCCTCTGGCAAAACAACAAAATAAGCCTGACAACGCCCTGGGAGAGAATCAGCGTCGCGGATGTTTTTTCCAAATACTCGCCAATCAGTTTGCAGCAAGCCCTGCATCAGGACAAGTTTGATGAAATTATGGTGGAATATGTTGAACCGCGTTTGGGTATTGAACGTCCGACTTATCTTTATGATTATCCGGTAAATTTGGCGGCCCTGGCTAAAACAAAAAAAAGTGATCCAACTGTTGCGGAACGTTTTGAATTATACATCGGGGGATTGGAATTAGCCAATGGCTTTTCGGAATTGACCGACGCAAAAGAACAAAGACAACGCTTTGAAGAAGCGCTGAAGGCGCGTGCCGTAAAAAAATGGGCGCACTACGAAATGCCGGAAAAATTTCTGCATGCTCTGCAAACCATGCTTCCAAGCGCCGGCATCGCCCTGGGCATTGACCGTCTAATGATGATTCTGGCCGATACCGGCAAAATAGATGATGTTGTTGCTTTCCCACCGGAATCACTGTGA
- a CDS encoding lysine 2,3-aminomutase yields the protein MNKKYLLSYFKASAKDWRDWHWQIKNRVTKIETLENLLGKTEFNEVKSKTVTSVYPMAITPYYLSLIQSNDTNDPVRAQCFPDPREMYHSGKVLEDPLEEDSHMPVSKLVHRYTDRCLAMVTETCATYCRHCNRKRFWSQPNNIRLKIRLQEMIRYLTRSPQIREVIVSGGDPLTFDDKTLEEILGSLKAIPHIEILRIGSRIPVVMPMRITKELCRIFKRYRPLWFNTQFNHPNEITPEAELACNLLQEVGIPVSNQSVLLKGINDSPDVMKNLLYGLQKISVRPYYLFHCDPAKGCSHFRTDPQAGVIMMEKIWKQSSGLCLPQYVLDVPGSAGKIPLQVLSKSIKNDLKKNKHFFDKFK from the coding sequence ATGAATAAAAAATATCTTCTTTCTTATTTTAAAGCCTCGGCAAAAGACTGGCGAGACTGGCACTGGCAAATTAAAAACCGTGTTACTAAAATAGAAACGCTGGAAAACCTTCTTGGGAAAACGGAGTTTAACGAGGTTAAGTCTAAAACTGTAACGTCCGTTTATCCTATGGCCATAACTCCTTATTACTTATCCCTCATTCAAAGCAATGATACAAATGATCCTGTACGCGCTCAGTGCTTTCCCGATCCGCGGGAAATGTACCACTCCGGCAAGGTCTTAGAAGACCCTCTGGAAGAAGATTCCCATATGCCGGTGTCTAAGCTTGTGCACCGTTATACTGATCGTTGTCTGGCCATGGTCACCGAAACTTGTGCTACTTACTGCCGGCACTGCAATCGCAAGCGTTTCTGGTCGCAACCAAATAATATACGTCTGAAAATACGCCTGCAAGAAATGATTCGCTATCTCACCCGGTCGCCGCAAATCAGAGAAGTAATTGTTTCCGGCGGTGATCCTCTGACGTTTGATGACAAAACCCTGGAAGAGATTCTGGGCTCTTTGAAAGCGATTCCTCACATAGAAATCCTGCGCATCGGCAGCCGGATTCCTGTTGTCATGCCTATGCGCATTACCAAAGAACTTTGCCGTATATTCAAACGCTACCGGCCCCTCTGGTTTAATACTCAGTTTAATCATCCCAATGAAATCACCCCGGAAGCAGAGCTTGCCTGCAATCTGCTACAGGAGGTGGGAATCCCCGTTTCCAATCAATCTGTCTTGCTAAAGGGTATTAACGATTCTCCGGACGTAATGAAAAATCTGCTTTATGGCCTGCAAAAGATATCCGTCCGGCCTTATTATCTTTTTCATTGCGATCCGGCTAAGGGCTGTTCACACTTTCGCACCGACCCGCAAGCAGGCGTAATTATGATGGAAAAAATATGGAAGCAAAGTTCCGGCCTATGCCTGCCTCAATATGTTCTGGACGTGCCCGGAAGCGCGGGCAAGATACCGCTGCAGGTGCTGTCCAAATCAATAAAAAATGATTTAAAGAAGAATAAACATTTTTTTGACAAGTTTAAATAA
- a CDS encoding oxidoreductase has protein sequence MKRILIIGAGTAGTMMAVHLSRKLSRKEWVITILDKDENHYYQPGYLFIPFGIYTKKDVIRKGAKYIPSGIEYLLTEAEQIVADQNRVKLKDGHEISYDVLIIATGTNIHPEETQGMMENGWRENIFDFYTADGAEALGKKLADFKGGKVAIHVAEMPIKCPVAPLEIAFLSDWYFAKKGIRKDVAIDFVTPLAGAFSKPATAKVMGHLLKERGINMIADFGTERVDYGKLIGYDSRAVGYDLLITTPTNMGDALMARSGLGDDLNYVPANKNTLQAKAKDNIFALGDATNLPSSKAGSVVHFQSEILTENILSYIKGKELSASFDGHSNCFIESGYGKAFLLDFNYEIDPVEGTYPLPFFGPFSLLRETRLNHIGKLAMKFVYWNILLRGIPVPGISSKMGTAGKKISQA, from the coding sequence ATGAAAAGAATCCTGATTATCGGAGCCGGGACGGCAGGAACCATGATGGCAGTTCATTTGTCGCGCAAGCTGAGTCGTAAAGAGTGGGTTATCACGATTCTGGACAAGGATGAGAATCATTATTACCAACCAGGTTATCTATTCATCCCGTTTGGAATCTATACAAAAAAAGATGTGATCAGGAAAGGTGCCAAGTATATACCTTCAGGGATCGAATATCTGCTGACCGAAGCCGAGCAAATCGTTGCCGACCAGAACCGGGTCAAACTCAAGGATGGTCATGAGATCAGCTATGATGTCCTGATCATCGCCACCGGTACCAATATCCATCCTGAGGAGACCCAGGGCATGATGGAGAATGGCTGGCGGGAGAACATCTTTGATTTCTATACCGCTGATGGAGCCGAGGCTCTGGGGAAAAAACTGGCTGATTTCAAGGGAGGCAAAGTGGCGATCCATGTAGCCGAGATGCCCATAAAATGTCCCGTAGCTCCACTGGAAATAGCCTTCCTTAGCGACTGGTATTTTGCGAAAAAAGGGATCCGCAAGGACGTAGCGATCGATTTCGTCACTCCCTTGGCCGGGGCTTTCAGCAAGCCGGCCACGGCCAAAGTTATGGGACATCTGCTCAAAGAGCGGGGGATTAATATGATTGCGGATTTTGGCACCGAGCGAGTTGATTACGGCAAACTTATCGGCTATGACAGCCGCGCTGTGGGTTATGATCTATTGATTACCACGCCGACCAACATGGGTGATGCGCTCATGGCCCGTTCCGGTCTGGGAGACGATCTTAACTATGTGCCTGCAAATAAAAACACCTTACAGGCTAAAGCCAAAGACAACATCTTTGCCCTGGGTGATGCCACCAACTTGCCCAGTTCCAAGGCCGGTTCGGTGGTCCATTTCCAATCAGAGATTCTCACCGAGAACATCCTGAGCTATATAAAGGGTAAAGAGCTCAGTGCCAGTTTTGACGGACATTCCAATTGTTTCATAGAATCGGGTTATGGCAAAGCTTTTCTGCTTGATTTTAATTATGAGATCGATCCGGTGGAAGGAACCTACCCGCTGCCCTTTTTCGGTCCATTCAGTTTGCTGCGCGAGACTCGCCTCAACCACATAGGTAAGCTGGCCATGAAATTCGTCTATTGGAATATCCTGCTGCGGGGTATACCCGTGCCCGGCATTTCCTCAAAGATGGGCACGGCAGGCAAGAAAATTTCACAAGCTTAG
- the efp gene encoding elongation factor P: MFTASDLRKGLRLKIDGEPYVITEFNFVKPGKGQALYRTKLKNMINGNQFERTFRSVDTFESADLREKKMQFLYKEGDKYCFMDNENYEQVYLTEEQVDEAVNFMTDNIEVEILLFEDKPIGISLPNFVELIVTEAEPWAKGDTAAGSTKPVKVQTGYTILVPTFVTEGEKIRIDTRTGEYLTRVKG; encoded by the coding sequence ATGTTCACTGCCAGTGATTTAAGAAAAGGGTTGCGGCTGAAAATAGATGGCGAACCTTATGTAATAACTGAGTTTAATTTTGTTAAACCGGGAAAGGGGCAGGCACTTTACCGCACCAAGCTCAAAAACATGATCAATGGCAATCAGTTTGAACGAACATTCCGTTCTGTAGATACCTTCGAATCCGCTGATTTACGGGAAAAGAAAATGCAGTTTCTTTACAAGGAAGGCGATAAATACTGTTTTATGGACAACGAAAACTATGAACAGGTTTATCTGACGGAAGAACAGGTCGATGAGGCCGTAAACTTCATGACTGATAATATTGAAGTGGAAATCCTGCTTTTTGAAGACAAACCGATCGGTATAAGCCTACCTAATTTTGTTGAACTTATCGTGACTGAAGCTGAACCATGGGCCAAAGGCGATACCGCCGCCGGCTCCACAAAACCGGTCAAGGTGCAAACAGGTTATACAATTCTGGTACCGACCTTTGTTACCGAAGGTGAAAAGATCAGAATAGATACCCGCACGGGAGAATACTTGACCAGAGTTAAGGGTTAA
- the tolQ gene encoding protein TolQ, with amino-acid sequence MIIDAGFVVKFVLLLLFIFSVISWAIIFLKYRNYQKIKKENEDFNTEYLKSNKLSDVLPAAKKYTFSTTAEAFRAGYTELTKINKPLREMAQGSEEISLSSLDNIERSMNKACNTEMTKLESALGFLATTGSASPFIGLFGTVWGIMDTFKGIGARGSATLAVVAPGISEALIATAAGLAAAIPAVIFYNYFLNQSKNIVQEMDNFTAEFLNIVERYIVHK; translated from the coding sequence ATGATCATTGACGCCGGTTTTGTTGTCAAATTTGTTTTGCTGCTACTCTTTATTTTTTCCGTAATTTCGTGGGCGATTATTTTCCTGAAATATCGAAATTATCAAAAAATTAAAAAAGAAAATGAGGATTTTAACACAGAGTATTTGAAAAGCAACAAGCTATCCGACGTTTTACCGGCAGCTAAAAAATATACTTTTTCTACTACCGCAGAAGCTTTTCGCGCCGGATACACGGAACTGACAAAAATAAACAAGCCATTGCGCGAAATGGCGCAGGGAAGCGAAGAAATCAGTCTTTCCTCTCTGGACAATATAGAACGGTCCATGAACAAAGCCTGCAATACAGAGATGACCAAACTGGAAAGCGCTTTGGGCTTTTTGGCCACAACCGGGTCGGCCAGTCCCTTCATTGGTTTATTCGGCACAGTGTGGGGAATCATGGATACTTTTAAAGGAATCGGGGCCCGCGGTTCGGCAACCCTTGCCGTAGTTGCTCCCGGTATTTCGGAAGCGCTGATTGCCACCGCCGCCGGACTGGCTGCAGCCATACCGGCCGTTATTTTTTACAATTACTTTTTAAATCAGTCCAAAAATATAGTTCAGGAAATGGATAACTTTACCGCTGAATTTTTAAATATTGTTGAGCGTTATATTGTTCATAAATAA
- a CDS encoding transcriptional regulator translates to MESMFKLQADICKIFANDKRLEIINLLKCSEMSNSELMQKTGLNKVTMSQHMNVLKSKGVIVVRREGIQLYYRIANPKIIQACNLMREVLIEQLQEREKIVSRLVKASNKKS, encoded by the coding sequence ATGGAAAGTATGTTTAAGCTTCAAGCCGACATCTGCAAAATTTTCGCCAATGATAAGCGTCTGGAAATTATTAATTTGCTGAAGTGCAGCGAAATGTCCAACAGCGAATTAATGCAAAAGACCGGGTTGAATAAAGTGACGATGTCCCAGCACATGAATGTTTTGAAGTCGAAAGGTGTCATTGTTGTACGGCGTGAAGGCATCCAGTTATATTACCGGATTGCCAATCCCAAAATAATTCAAGCCTGCAACCTGATGAGAGAAGTTTTGATCGAACAGCTTCAGGAAAGAGAAAAAATTGTTTCCAGGCTGGTAAAAGCTTCGAATAAGAAGTCTTAA
- a CDS encoding aromatic hydrocarbon degradation protein, with amino-acid sequence MKKNILFYFLSISAAIFIATSAHATNGMRMIGFGPVQDSMGGVSVGLPLDAASILTNPAGMSVLPGRIDFGASYFVPSVKYKATGGADGSEVDSDRGGSPVPAFGLIVPLGEKFRFGVGAYGIAGMGVDYPANLYGSVTYTAYSQMRFAPALSYKINDIVTVGAALNIMYATMEFNVANQPPANQLPHMGASSFGYGATFGVLVKPVDFLQIGLAYETKSTFQDFKFNTSNGEDKIDFNQPQTATIGLAIKPIKDLSIGFDVQWIRWSETNGKDLPKYTANASYAMPWNLDWSDQFVYKIGVQYAVHPMVTLRAGYNYGKMPLNSDRAFENIAFPAVSEHHITAGLGINFNKQFTLNIGGMYSPPAKITGSNSAQYISSYETEMSQYSLDMGVTYIF; translated from the coding sequence ATGAAAAAAAACATTTTATTTTATTTTTTGAGTATTAGTGCGGCAATATTTATTGCGACGAGTGCGCATGCAACAAACGGCATGCGGATGATTGGTTTCGGGCCGGTCCAAGATTCCATGGGCGGAGTAAGTGTGGGACTACCGCTGGATGCCGCATCAATACTGACCAATCCGGCAGGCATGAGTGTTTTGCCGGGACGGATAGATTTTGGTGCCTCGTATTTTGTGCCTTCTGTCAAATATAAGGCAACTGGTGGGGCGGACGGATCTGAAGTTGATTCTGACCGTGGGGGATCGCCGGTTCCCGCCTTTGGCTTGATCGTACCTCTTGGTGAAAAATTCAGATTTGGAGTAGGCGCTTACGGAATAGCCGGTATGGGTGTCGATTATCCCGCAAATCTATACGGTAGTGTCACCTATACAGCCTATTCTCAGATGCGTTTTGCACCGGCATTGTCTTATAAGATTAATGATATTGTAACTGTCGGGGCAGCCCTCAACATTATGTATGCGACAATGGAATTCAATGTTGCTAATCAGCCACCCGCTAATCAGTTACCGCATATGGGGGCATCGTCTTTTGGTTATGGGGCAACTTTTGGAGTATTGGTAAAGCCGGTCGATTTTCTCCAGATTGGATTGGCCTACGAGACAAAAAGCACTTTTCAGGATTTCAAATTCAACACCAGCAATGGTGAAGATAAAATAGATTTTAATCAACCCCAAACGGCAACTATAGGTTTAGCTATTAAGCCAATCAAAGATCTGTCCATAGGTTTTGACGTTCAATGGATTCGCTGGTCGGAAACCAATGGGAAAGATTTGCCCAAATATACCGCCAATGCCAGTTATGCAATGCCCTGGAATTTGGATTGGAGCGATCAGTTTGTCTATAAAATCGGTGTTCAGTATGCGGTTCATCCAATGGTGACTTTGAGGGCTGGTTATAACTATGGCAAAATGCCCCTCAATAGCGATCGCGCTTTCGAAAACATTGCTTTTCCCGCTGTTTCCGAACATCACATTACCGCAGGTCTAGGAATTAATTTCAACAAGCAGTTTACGCTGAACATCGGCGGTATGTATTCACCGCCGGCGAAAATTACCGGCTCTAATTCGGCACAGTATATAAGCTCGTATGAAACAGAAATGTCACAGTACTCCCTTGATATGGGCGTTACATATATTTTTTAA
- a CDS encoding cation transporter, which translates to MLSVASNSFLVLFKVIVGFLIGSVSIMSEAIHSGVDLLAAIIAMFSVKTSSVPADSDHPFGHGKIENISGFVEALLIFIAAFWIIWEALKKLISSQAIEHAGWGVGVMLFSAVMNFIVSQKLFQVGKEADSIALQADAWHLRTDVYTSAGVMAGLGIIWIGHEFFSAHNINWIDPVAAICVAVLILHAAFNLTVNSIRDLMDVQLPPEEEGYIRDIISHDPAIYGFHQLRTRKAGHIRFVEFHIKVNPQMSVHDSHDITRILKKKIKNKFTESTITIHIEPCDGDCTDICVAGCLLPEDKRPRQV; encoded by the coding sequence ATGTTATCGGTTGCTTCCAATTCCTTTTTAGTTTTATTCAAAGTCATTGTCGGTTTTTTGATTGGGTCTGTTTCGATAATGTCGGAAGCGATTCATTCGGGTGTGGATTTACTGGCCGCGATTATCGCCATGTTTTCCGTGAAGACATCCAGTGTTCCCGCCGATTCTGATCATCCCTTCGGTCATGGGAAAATAGAAAACATCTCCGGTTTTGTGGAGGCCTTGCTTATTTTTATAGCGGCTTTTTGGATTATTTGGGAAGCACTGAAGAAATTAATCTCCTCTCAAGCCATAGAACATGCCGGATGGGGTGTCGGGGTAATGTTATTTTCTGCTGTTATGAATTTTATTGTTTCGCAGAAACTTTTTCAGGTGGGCAAAGAAGCTGACTCTATTGCCCTGCAGGCCGACGCCTGGCATTTGCGTACGGATGTTTATACTTCGGCCGGCGTTATGGCAGGTTTGGGGATAATTTGGATTGGACACGAATTTTTTTCCGCCCACAACATTAACTGGATTGATCCAGTCGCCGCCATTTGTGTCGCCGTTCTTATTTTGCACGCAGCATTCAATCTGACTGTGAATTCCATACGCGATCTGATGGATGTCCAACTTCCGCCGGAAGAAGAGGGTTATATCCGCGATATAATCAGCCATGATCCAGCGATTTACGGCTTTCACCAGTTGCGGACGCGCAAAGCCGGTCATATTCGATTCGTGGAGTTTCATATCAAGGTTAATCCGCAAATGTCCGTACATGATTCGCACGACATTACCAGAATATTAAAGAAAAAAATAAAAAACAAGTTTACTGAATCCACCATAACCATTCATATAGAACCTTGTGACGGAGACTGCACAGATATCTGCGTTGCCGGATGTCTTTTGCCGGAAGACAAAAGACCGCGGCAGGTATAA
- the tolR gene encoding protein TolR: MRRLRKRNNQDKPMAEINVTPLVDVMLVLLIIFMVTAPMLSMGIDVNLPRVKSKSVDVTEEKLVLTITDAKEIFLNKTKLTLGELNPKLEAIFSNRIDREVYLRADKNVPYGFVVEVMSEVRKAGVDKLGMITEPPEETK, encoded by the coding sequence ATGCGCCGTTTACGTAAAAGAAATAATCAAGATAAACCCATGGCCGAAATTAACGTCACACCTTTAGTTGATGTTATGCTGGTGTTGCTGATCATCTTCATGGTTACAGCGCCCATGCTTTCCATGGGTATCGATGTCAACCTGCCGCGGGTCAAATCAAAAAGCGTCGATGTCACCGAAGAAAAACTGGTGCTCACTATCACCGATGCTAAAGAAATATTCTTAAACAAAACCAAATTAACGCTGGGAGAATTAAATCCCAAGCTGGAAGCGATTTTTTCCAATAGAATCGACCGGGAAGTATATCTGCGCGCCGATAAAAACGTCCCCTATGGATTTGTTGTGGAAGTCATGTCGGAAGTGCGCAAGGCCGGAGTCGATAAACTAGGCATGATCACTGAACCACCCGAGGAAACAAAATGA